A section of the Xiphias gladius isolate SHS-SW01 ecotype Sanya breed wild chromosome 8, ASM1685928v1, whole genome shotgun sequence genome encodes:
- the tmem258 gene encoding transmembrane protein 258: MELEAMTRYTSPVNPAVFPHLTVVLLAIGMFFTAWFFVYEVTSTKYTRDVYKELLISLVASLFMGFGVLFLLLWVGIYV, encoded by the exons atg GAACTCGAGGCCATGACCAGATACACCAGCCCGGTGAACCCGGCTGTGTTCCCCCACCTCACTGTGGTCCTGCTGGCCATCGGCATGTTCTTCACCGCCTGGTTCTTCGT CTATGAGGTGACTTCAACAAAATACACCAGGGATGTATACAAAGAGCTGCTGATCTCCCTCGTGGCTTCACTGTTCATGGGCTTTGGTGTGCTGTTCTTGCTACTCTGGGTTGGCATCTATGTATGA